One Corynebacterium matruchotii genomic window, ATTTCCGACGTGAAACCTGCCGAAACAGCGGCATCCGAAGCACCTGAGCCTGAGGCCTCGCCCAAAGTTACCGAGTCCAAGCCACAGGACAGCAAACCCGCAGCTGACGACCCCAAGGCTAACGACTCCAAAGCCGAAACGCCCAGCAAACCGGCAGCACCCAACGAAGCAGCAGCTCCCAGCAAAACTGCGGCCGACAAGGTGGTAGAGCCCAGCAAAGCCGAGACCGCTAAGACCACAGCTCCCAAGGCCACAGCCCACAAAGCTACTTCCACGACCGCAGAAACCGAGGCGGCAGCCCCCAAGGTCGAGGCTTCTAAGAAAGCCGAGGCCACCCCCGCCAACAGCGCGCAGGCCGGAGCAGATACCAGCAAAAAGCCCGAGGACAAAAAGCCCGAAGCGGCTCAAGACGCCACGCCTAAAAAGGCTGTCCCCAAGCCACACGATCCACGAACCCGGAACAAGAAGTCATAGCGCTGGTGAGCGATGCCCATGCAATGCCCAAAGCAAGCGCTGGGCATCGTCTCGATTTAGGTCGCGTCCACTCATGCTCACCGGCCCCTGCACCAGGTGAAGTTTCACCGTAGAAATATTGGTGATTCGCTGGATAGGCCCAGTGAAGACGCCAAATTCTTGGATGTGCCGACGAAACACGATGGCGGCACGATGCCCGAAAAAGCCACGGTGTTCGATGGCACAGTCGTCGGTAAGCTCGAATGTTTGGCGGCGAAAGTCGATGGGGGACACGAGGAATGCGCGGGCTGGGCTGCGGAATTGGGGGTGCGCCGGCTGGTCGGGGTCAACCCGGCACCCGGTGAGCAGTTCGCACAGCATCATGGCCGTGCGTTTGTCGCCGACGGGGAGGATGGTCATGCCGTCGCTGCGCTCGCCGTAGCCTGCGACGGTGACCTGGACCCGCCACCAACCAAACGGCCGCCATAGGGCGGTTTTTCGGAGACTGATCGCGTGAACCCGGGACATGTTGAGGGTTTTGCGTTGGAGGTTGGCAAGCCCATAGGAAACATTGATAGTGTCGCCAACTCGATGGGCAGTGAATTGGTAGGAGCCATCAATAGTACGCCAAATGTTGGGGATGGTACTGACGAATACCGGCAGCAGTGCCGCCAAATGAATATCAAACCCCATGCTGGTGAGGGTAAGCACCAGGGATATGAACGCCGACAGGCTAAAAAGCGACGCCAGCAGGGAACGATAGATGGGGATGGGAGGAACGAGGAGTTCGCCTTCGGTGAACTGGCCGAGCAATTGTTTCTTGAGGTTTTCGGCGGCGCGGCGTTTCAGGTAGCGGACTTCAATGCGGGAGTTATGGCCCCCGGCGGTTTCGATGCGCACGGCGGCCAGCCCGAAAAGTCGCGCATGGAAGGGCTGGACAACATCAATGGCTTGGGTTCGGTCCAGGCGGGCACTGCGGATTTTGCGCCGAATAAGACCCCACCGAAAGACGATATCGATGTCGGTGACGGTGTAGCTGGTGGCCCGCCACCACAGGAGGGAGGCTCCTGCGGCTATCACCACACCCGCACCAATGATCCCCGCGGCCTGGAGAGTTTCGGTGCGGTCGTTGGACAGGAGACGGTGGACGAGATCGAAGGTGTAGTCGCTAAAGGTGGTGACGGCAAAAATAATGGAGGCGACGATAAAGCTCCAGGCACGAAGCACAGGGGTCAGGGGATGGACGCGATGGTTCATGGGTTTATAGGTCAATCATGTTTTCTTTTGCTCGCCGGGCAATGCGAGCCCGGAGCTCATCGGCGAGGTCGGCATCGAGTCCGGGGATTTTGGCGTCAACACTGGCGGATGCGGTGTGCAATCGCAGGGTTTTCAGCCCGTACCTGCGTTCGATTGGTCCTTGGCTCACATCGAGATATTGGACCCGCCCATAGGGAACGACGGTAAAGGTATGCCAGAGTTTTCCCTTGCTGAGCAGTAAATCGTTGTCGGTTTCGAGCCAGCCAAGGCGATAAACCTGGCGGGGGATGAGCCAAATCTGCCACAGCAGAAAAATCCCGGCAATAATGGCGAGATAATAGCCCCAATGAATGCCCCAATATTCGTCGTCAAAATATCGTGCCCACACAACCGCACCACCAGTAGCAATGATGCACCAAGGGATGCGGGCAAGATAGCGCACCTTAATCAGGTCCGGCGACACGGGGGTGAGAGTTTCGTCCATAGCGGGTTCTACTTTAGTGGACGTCGAAAAGCGTACCGCTCAGTCTGCCACTACCAAGCATGTTATCAATTTTGTTACATTCGGCACCCGTGGGCACAAAACCGCACTTTACGACGCCGCATTGCGCGCAATAGAGCGCTATTATATCACGGATCAAATAGACCAAGCTGTACATTTTTGAGCAACTGCGCTAGGGTCAACTGCTAGTTAAATACACGCATACCTAAGGATGAAGATTTCAACATTATGGGCATTCGTTTCACCCGCCTCATAGCAGCCACCGCCGCCACCGTTATAGCCGCCACCAGCCTGGTTGCCTGCTCCAGCAACAGCAATTCCACCAGCGCCAATGGCGAAACCACCATCCGCATTGGCACCACCGACGCGGAAAAGAAAGCCTGGGAAGTATTCGAACAGAAAGCCAAAGAAAACGGCATCAAACTGGAGGTCACAAGCTTTGGTGACTATAACACTCCCAATCTAGCGCTGTCCCAAGACCAAATCGACGTGAACCTATTCCAACACCTGAAATTCCTCGCGGAATATAATGTTGCTAACAAGGACAATCTCACCCCGGTCGGCGCCACCGAAATTGTTCCTTTGGCCCTATTCTGGAAGGATCACACTGGCCTCGACGGCATTGATGGACAAGAAGTCGCCATCCCCAACGACCCCTCCAACCAGGGGCGCGCCATTAACGTGCTGGTGCAAGCCAAACTGGTCACGCTGAAGGACGACACGAAAAACACTGTCACCCCCACCCCAGAAGACATCGACCCGGACAAATCCAAGGTGAAGGTCGTGCCGGTTGACGCCGCCGAAACCACGGTCGCCTACGGCGAGGGCAAGCCGGCAATCATTAATAACACCTACCTCGACCGAGCCAATATCGATCCAAAATTATCTGTCTTCGCCGACGACCCCAAGTCGGAGGTTGCCGAACCCTACATCAATGCCTTTGTGGTCAAACACGACCGCAAGGATGAGGAAGTCTTCCAGAAGCTGACAGAGCTATGGCATACCCAAGAGGTGCAGGATGCCGTCGCCGAGGACTCCAAGGGCACATCAATACCGGTCACGCGTTCCGCCGAGGATTTGCAAAAGATCCTGGAGCGGCTAGAACAGTCCAACAAATAATTCCCTCAGCCCACACCTAAAACCCCGGTAATACCACTGGGGTTTTAGGGATTTAACCTCAAGAAAGAGGCTTCAGGTGATCGGTACCCAAATCGAATTCAAAAATCTCTCTAAAACATTCCCGTCACGCAAAAAAGGTGCTGAGAACGTTGTTGCGCTCAGTGATATTAATCTCACCGTAGCACCTGGTGAAATCATTGGCATCATTGGCTACTCCGGCGCCGGCAAGTCCACACTTGTGCGCATGATTAATGGCCTCGACACGCCCACCAGCGGTGAAGTGCTTCTCGACGGCACCAATATCGTGGGCATGAAGGAAAAAGAACTCCGAGCTGTGCGCCGCAATATCGGCATGATCTTCCAACAGTTCAACCTCATGAATTCGCGCACCGCCGCCGGCAACATCGACTACCCACTCAAGCTCGCGGGCATCCCCAAAGACGAGCGAGACGAACGAGTGGCCGAACTTCTCGACTTCGTGGGCCTCTCCGATCGAGGCAGTAACTACCCTGAACAGCTTTCCGGCGGCCAAAAACAGCGCGTCGGCATCGCCCGCGCACTCGCCAGCAACCCCGCCCTCCTGCTTGCCGACGAAGCCACGTCCGCCCTCGACCCAGAAACCACGCATGAAGTCCTCCACCTCCTGCGGAAAGTCAACCAGGACTTAGGCATCACCATCGTGGTCATCACCCATGAAATGGAAGTGGTTCGCGCCATCGCCGACAAGGTAGCGGTCATGGAAAACGGCAAAATCATGGAGTACGGCACCACCTACGAAGTGTTTTCCAACCCCAAAACCGTGGTGGCCCAAAAATTCGTGGCCACTTCACTACGGAACACCCCCGACACCATCGAATCGGAGGAACTGCTTTCCCACGAAGGACGCCTCTTCACCATCAACCTCACGGAAGAATCCGGCTTCTTCGCCGCCGCCGCAGAAGCCCGCAGCAACGGGGCGTCGATCGGCATTGTGCATGGTGGCGTCACCACTTTGCAACGCCACTCCTTTGGCAAAGTCACGGTCCGCCTGACCGGCCCAAAATCTGCGATCGACGACTTCCACAACCGGTTGCAGCGCACCACCGACATTAAGGAGATCCTGCGATGACCACTGCTATTCTGGCCGCCGGCGAAACCAATTGGAATCGGCTCGCCGGCCCATTCCAGGAAGCCATCGTCGACACCCTGGTCATGGTCGGCACCACCCTCGTCATTGGTGGACTGTGCGGCCTCATCCTGGGCATGCTGCTCTACACCACCCGCGCCGGGGGCATCCTTCAAAACAAGTTCATTTTCGGGCTCCTCAACATCCTGGTTAACTTTGTTCGCCCCATCCCCTTCATCATTCTGCTTGTCACCCTCGGCCCCCTGACGAAAGCCCTGGTGGGCAGCCAAATTGGTCGGGACGCCGCCATTGTCGGCATGTCGGTCGCCGCGACCTTCGGGGTGGCGCGCATCGTGGAGCAAAACCTTGTGACCATTGACCCAGGCATGATTGAAGCCGCCCGAGCCATGGGGGCTAGCCCCTGGCAGATCATCACCGGCGTGATCATCCGCGAGGCCTTGGGACCGCTGGTGTTGGGTTATACCTTCTGTTTCATTGCCATTGTGGACATGTCCGCCATGGCCGGTTATATCGGTGGCGGCGGGCTTGGTGACTTTGCCATCACCAAGGGATATCGGGCCTTTAACCTGGAGGTCACCTATGTGACCACGTTCATGATTATCATTATCGTGCAGATCGCCCAGCTCTTGGGCAACTGGTTGTCCCGAAAGATCATGCGCCGCTAGCCAATGGTTGATTAGTGGTTGGCTAATTGGCTGGGAGTCAGCTATGCCCTAGCCACACTGGTAGCCACCCATACCTGAGCGGTTTTAGGCTGGTCCCCACAGCTGGGAATAACCCCCGAAGCTTCCCGCTGTTCCAGGGTCACCAGCCACCCTCGACCATCCCGATGGGTGACCAGCAGCTTTTCTGCTCCTTGGCCTTGGGCCGAGGGTTCCGCACTGGTAGCAGTGGCGGCATCGGTCGCAGCGGCCGCAACGGTAAGAACGCCGGGACGAGGCGTCTCACCCTGATCGAATATTTTTTCTAAAACCGCTATCTCGGCCACCTGCTGCTGGCTGGTGAAGATTCCCCGGCCTCGATTCCCCGGCAAAAACAGTTTATCCTGCAGGGCATAGCTGTATACGTCTTGAGCGGCACGGGAATTCAGCCGCCCATAAAAATAGGCCCAGGGAAACAACATCATGGAGGGGGCGAAGCGATGCCCCTTCGTGTGGCTGCATTCCCAGATCGGCGTATCCGGGAATGCCCGCACCAGGTCCTGGGCGATGGGCCGCCCTTTGATCGCACAACAACGATCCCGTTTAGCATGTGTACAAACAAGAAGCTGTGGTTCGGTGATCACGCGTGCTCGTTCCGGGACGGTATCGGGGCTGGTAAGATCCAGCTCCCCCAACTCATCAATGCTGCTAATCATCAGATGCTTGGTGATCCCTTGCTCACAAAACACCAGGTAAGTATTGTGTTCTGGGCCGCACTGTCGGCCGATACGCCCCGGCTTACGGATGAGATAAAGACCAGGGAGCTGCTTGAGCGTTTCGGTGTCGGCCGCACTAAAGGTACCGCCGTCGAGTATGTCGTGGCTCCACGGACCGGCATGCTCGTAAAGAACGAAGACACCACCGGTACGAGCACTACCAGGCAGGGGTTCTGCCGCAACATCCGAACAGAATGTTCTGGACGAGGGGAGCGCACAGGCATTGGCAGCAAAGGGATCGTAGCCCACGGCACTGGGATAGGAATCGGCGGATTCGATGGGGTTGGCGGCATTCATGGTTCCTTAAGTGTATGGGTTGGCATGCCCGGAGGAAACTTGAGAGTCTTACACCGAATCAGGCGGCACCTCCCCAACACGCACAACCTGCCCAGGGCCTACCCACAACGCCGATCAGGACACCGCGCAGAATGCCGACACCAAGCTAGCACAACTGCTGAGCTGGGGTAACAAACATGCTGTTCTGCCACCTGCGACTTCCAGCCGATAGCACCTTCGCTTAACCAGAACTCCAGCTCAGCACTTCCACTACTCCCCCGCTGCCGCCCGGTTATCAACCATTGCCACCCCATCTGGCACCCACGCCGCGGACTCCAAGCTGTACTTTCTCGATTCAGTACCAACCAAGGGCGGCCCCACAGGCCAGAACTCCAGCTCAGCACATCACCTACCCCCACACACACCAGCTTCAACACGCCAACCTCCGCCCCAAACCCCGACAATGACCACAGCAACCACAGGCACCAAGGAAACCCGCGCAACTGGCACGTCCGCCACAGCCGACGCAGTCGGCAAAACCACCTTCCACCGCGGTAGTCCAGCTCAGCAGTTCTATTTCCCCATAGCTTCTCGTTCAACCAGCACATCTCATCTTGGCAAGAGCTAGCCCATAAACCAACACATCAGTCATCGAGTCATATGGCCAAAAGGGCAATGTTAGTGGCATAACCGCAGCATATCGGTTTGACAACGATCGTTCCGATAATACGCAGTCGTACTCGCCAATCCCTGTTACAGAAGTTACTATTGTGATATGAGTGAAAAGAATCTGACCCCCCGAACCTTAGCCATCATCATTACCGTTGCGGCGCTCATCCTCGCTGCCTGCAATAACAGCGACAGCAACACGAGCAAACCCGCAAACACCGCCAGTACCGCCCAACCCCCCTCCGCCACCGCACCCCCCACCTCCGAACAGCCCGCATCCACCAGCCCCAACGCTCCAGCTGCAACCACCGCAAGCAATAATGCTGAGGGCAACACAAACCCAGGCACAAACCAAAACACCGAGGAAGGGAAACTCGTCCCCATTGGGATGATCGTCGGCAATTATGACGACTACGATCAGGTCACCATTAATTTCGCCGGCACCAACACTCCCGAATGGACCGCTGAATACATCGATAATCCCACCCAGCAGGGCAGCGGCCGACCCATCAAATATGATGGCGACCATGCACTAAACCTATACATCAAAAACGTTGCCATGCCGTTCGAAGTCGGGCGAGACGATCCAAATCTCAGCCCAGTACCGGGCATAGGGCCGGCAGTGTCAGAAGTGCGTTCCGGCGGCACATTCGAAGGACAAGCCCAATTTGTTATTGGCCTCAAAGACAGCAAACATCCCTACAAAGTCCACACAGAACAAAACCCCACCAGGCTCATCATCGACGTACAGCATTAACCGCATAGCCCAAACCAGCAAGGTCGGACATGCTAGCGTGTTACCATGACTGCCACCCCTCAGACTCCACTCGTAGTCCGCATCGCGTCCTCCGCGCTGTTGAGCTGCGCGGTTGCTGTATTATCGACCGATCTCCCCAAAAATATGCGGGCCATCATCATGGTGACATGCATCGCAGTCGGCATAATGGTTATCTACACCCACCCCTACCGCAAACAGGTCCAACAGTTTCTTGCCAGCCATAATGTGAAACCGCAACCACGTCTCACCGATATGCTGCCCGTCATAGTGGTCTGGATTGCATTACTCCTGGTCCCGGTTTTCGCCCCAGCCCCATGGTGGCTCACAACCATATGCTGGCTGGGGATTTTCGCGTGGATGTGGATAGTATTCCCCATCATCGACGGTACCCGGTCGCTGCGGAGGCTAGCGTCGTAACGCACCATAGCCCGGGTCGACCGTAGACTCCGCCGCCTCAACCACCACAATGGGCACCCAATTGCGCTGCTCAGTGCCAGTCCCGGGCAATAATGTGACGGTGACATGCACCCATGTGCCGGCTGGAATGTTACGGAGCTTGTGCCGCGGGTCGGATAATTCAATCCGATAGGCACGGGCATCAGCAGCGCAACAAATGATCACCACCCGCGACAATAAGCTCACCCCATGCTCTACACTTAATTGTCCTGTGACCTGCACTTTCTTCCCGCGTAGCTGATCGTCCACCGGCGCCATGAGCCGCCCTATAATATCGGGAATCTCCAATTCTGGCGTGTCTCCGGGCGGCAACGGCGGCATGGCGCCCCCATTATTTGTGGCAAGCACCACCCGGTTTGCGGTCTCCACCTGCGCAGGCTGTAGCGCCGCAGGACTTGCCCCCACAATAATGACGGCCAAGAACCCCAACACCCACGGTGACCAGCGGTGATCGTGATTTCCGCAGCCACAATGTTCACGCTGGCAAGCCGTGGTCAGCCCCACCATCACAAGCCCAACGCTCGACAGCGCAATCAACACCGGCGATTGCGACACCCACGCTCGATAACTTCCACTTATCGAAGCATACCCCAAGGCCACCCCCACCAACACGCAGAAACTGCCCACAATCCGCCGAGCCATCACCCCCACCACCCCCATAGACATGCCACCGTCAGGGTGGCGACTAATGCCGACACAAAGCCACTCACCGCAATGAACCGTGTCGGCCTATCCCCCAAAATTCCCTCCATCATCGACGCCAATTTCATATCAATAATCGGCCCCACCACCATAAACCCCAACATTCCCGCCGGATGCACCCCCACCAGTGATGCCGCCACAAACGCATCACCAAAGGAACATAACGACGCAACAATCGCCAACGTCATCATGATGACCACCGCAAACACCACCTGATGACTCAGCGACACCAACAAATGCACCGGCATCACCAGATTAATGACCGCAGCCAAGAACGCCCCCACGCACAAAAACGTGAGGGAATCCACAACATCATGGCTCATCAGACCCCACCAGGACCGACGCCCACCATCATGAGGCGCCACCAGGCCTAATCCGGCAAACGCCCGACCACCCCACACCATGACGGAAACTCCCACCCCCACGACCGCAAGCATTCCCGCAACAAGTCGGGCCACCGCCATCTCCCACCCACCGAATGCCATAAACGTAGCGTAGACCACCAATGGGTTTGCGGACGGTGCAGCCAACATGACCGTAATCGCGGCAGCTGGCGTGACCCCCGAATTCATCATCCGCTTCGCTAATGGCACGGACGAGCACTCACAGGTGGGCACACATATCCCCACCAGGGCGGCAACCACCACCGCGGCTATCCCCCGCCGAGGCAACACGCGAGCCCAGCGGTCCGGGGTCATCCACAGCGCCACGGTTGCAGACAACATAGACCCCACCAATACGAACGGCAGGGATTGCACCACCAACGCCAAAAACGCGGTGACCACCACGTGGACCCGCGGAAATTGTGCAAAAAACTGCTGTGCGACCGGATGCCCCCGACTGGCAATGGCCACCACCAGGACCGCCACCAGAGTGAGAAGCACCCGACCACGGACGCTAGTCCAGGTCACGAGAATGCGCCCACCGGGTCAAGGCATGCCGGTTCGACTGCTGGGTTTTACGGAGAATATTCGATGCGTGGGTTTCGACCGTTTTGATAGAAATAAAGAGCTGACCGGCGATTTCCTTATATGTGTAGCCTCTGGCCAGGAGTCGAAGCACCTCCAGTTCGCGCCGGGTAAGGGCGTCGACTATAGGGTCGTCAATGGGGGGATGCCCCTGTTCGACCGCTTTGTCTCGTTCGGGGGCGTCGACCACACCGACGCCGGCTCGGGCATCAGGCCGGGCAAAGGCGTCGAGAACGAAGCCCGCAAGTCTGGGGCTAAAGACGGCATCGCCATCATAGACTCGGGCGATGGCGTCCACGAGTTCCGGACCGGAGATTGATTTGGTGACATAGCCGCGGGCCCCGGATCTGATGACGGAGATGACATCCTCCGCAGCATCGGAGACTGATAGCGCCAAAAATTTCGGGATGGTGGCCACAGACCCGTTGACTACCCCCTGAATCACCGCGACACCACCACCATCTGGCATGTGAACATCCAATAATACCACGTCTGGGGTGGTGTTTCTGATATTGGTTATGGCGTCAAGGACAGTGCCGGCCTCGCCAACGATGTCCACCGCCTTTCCTATTTCGGCTTTGACACCAGCGCGGAACACGGAATGATCGTCAACGAGGAATACCTTCATATCATCTATTCTTACTGTGCTGGCAATCGAATCTCTACCTCCGTTCCATGTTGCTCAGGGTTTGCTGCCACAGGGGTGGAGTGAATGGTAACTTCACCCCCGGCACGTTCCACCCGGCCAAAAATGGAGTCGCGCACCCCATGACGGTCGGCAGGGATCGCATCCAGATCAAAGCCAGGCCCTCGGTCACGCACATAGATGGTGAGCCCGCCAAAGGTCTCCGCATACACATCGATACTGCTGTCACCAGCGTATTTCGCGGCATTGACCATGGCTTCCCTGGCTGCGAGGACACACGCCTGGTTGGCGTCGTCAAGCGGAATGTCTTCACCCACTGTCACCGGCGTGATCCGCACGCCAAACGTATCCTCTACCTCGCCAGATGCTCGTTGTAATGCGGCAAGCACCGTCACATCGGTCACGGGGTCAAAAAGCCACTGCCGTAATTCGCGTTCCTGACTGCGAGCCAATCGCACAACCTCCTCGGGATTGTTGGCACGTTTTTGGATGAGTGCCAAAGTTTGCAACACGGAATCGTGCAGGCGGGATGCGATTTCGGCGCGTTCGTCGGCGATAAGTTGTGCCTCCCGCTGGGCGGAGAATTTTTCCCATAACCGCAGGCCAAACGGCACGATAAGGGCAGCTATCCCGGTAATGGTCAACAACACGGTGCCGACCGCCGCATTGAATGTGGTTCGTTCTTCCCAGTGGTAGGCCGCCAATAATAGGCCGCTGATCACCAGCAATGCTCCGGCGATAATGGCAATGGATGCGCCTTTGGATTCGAATCGGTCATAGGCGAACCATGCGAGGGATGAACCCACCGCTATGATAAGCAGCGGAATTCCAATCCACAGGCTCACGGCGGCAACGCCGAAAACGCCTACCAACGTAAGCAACAATCCTGCCACCACTAGAGTGAGTGATGTGAGCTTATTAAACCGATCTGGAATCGGTTGACCTTCGGTCACGGATTTTGAGAGAATCCACAGGCCAATGTATATCCCAGCGCCCAATCCATTGAGTACGGATAACACAACAAAGGCAATGCGAATCCAGGCAACGTTAACCCGCAGGTGCGCCGCTAGGCCGCTGGCCACACCGGCAACCACCGCACTATCGCGGCGCCGGAGATATTTGGGATATGCAGGGGCGAGTGTCATGCTTTCTATGTTTCCATGATTTTTCGCTGAGAAGCATCAGGGTAGTCCCGGATTTTGGTTCTCAGGGCGGAAATCAGGGCAACCCCCGATGTTTTTTCTTATGTCCCCCAGGAGAATAAAGAGTATGAACACCAGTGGTCCCAACTCTTATTATTATGATCCCGTCACCGACCCAGACGCTAATTTTATTGTCCCTACCGGCACCACCGCGAATACGTGGCGACGCATGTGGGACAGCCGACCGCCCCGGTTTCCCCGGCGGCAAAACGGTTCGAACTGGGTTGGTGGCGTATGTGAGGGTATTGGTGTGAGATACCGTATCGACCCCACGATAGTGCGGTTGGCCTTCGCTATGATTACCCTCATTGGTGGGGCAGGGGTCACTCTTTATTTGATGTGCATGCTTATCTTCCCCCGGTACTCCGTGGATAAGGCACCCATTGAAGTGCTTTT contains:
- a CDS encoding methionine ABC transporter ATP-binding protein, whose product is MIGTQIEFKNLSKTFPSRKKGAENVVALSDINLTVAPGEIIGIIGYSGAGKSTLVRMINGLDTPTSGEVLLDGTNIVGMKEKELRAVRRNIGMIFQQFNLMNSRTAAGNIDYPLKLAGIPKDERDERVAELLDFVGLSDRGSNYPEQLSGGQKQRVGIARALASNPALLLADEATSALDPETTHEVLHLLRKVNQDLGITIVVITHEMEVVRAIADKVAVMENGKIMEYGTTYEVFSNPKTVVAQKFVATSLRNTPDTIESEELLSHEGRLFTINLTEESGFFAAAAEARSNGASIGIVHGGVTTLQRHSFGKVTVRLTGPKSAIDDFHNRLQRTTDIKEILR
- a CDS encoding MetQ/NlpA family ABC transporter substrate-binding protein — translated: MRFTRLIAATAATVIAATSLVACSSNSNSTSANGETTIRIGTTDAEKKAWEVFEQKAKENGIKLEVTSFGDYNTPNLALSQDQIDVNLFQHLKFLAEYNVANKDNLTPVGATEIVPLALFWKDHTGLDGIDGQEVAIPNDPSNQGRAINVLVQAKLVTLKDDTKNTVTPTPEDIDPDKSKVKVVPVDAAETTVAYGEGKPAIINNTYLDRANIDPKLSVFADDPKSEVAEPYINAFVVKHDRKDEEVFQKLTELWHTQEVQDAVAEDSKGTSIPVTRSAEDLQKILERLEQSNK
- a CDS encoding PH domain-containing protein, with protein sequence MDETLTPVSPDLIKVRYLARIPWCIIATGGAVVWARYFDDEYWGIHWGYYLAIIAGIFLLWQIWLIPRQVYRLGWLETDNDLLLSKGKLWHTFTVVPYGRVQYLDVSQGPIERRYGLKTLRLHTASASVDAKIPGLDADLADELRARIARRAKENMIDL
- a CDS encoding PH domain-containing protein; its protein translation is MNHRVHPLTPVLRAWSFIVASIIFAVTTFSDYTFDLVHRLLSNDRTETLQAAGIIGAGVVIAAGASLLWWRATSYTVTDIDIVFRWGLIRRKIRSARLDRTQAIDVVQPFHARLFGLAAVRIETAGGHNSRIEVRYLKRRAAENLKKQLLGQFTEGELLVPPIPIYRSLLASLFSLSAFISLVLTLTSMGFDIHLAALLPVFVSTIPNIWRTIDGSYQFTAHRVGDTINVSYGLANLQRKTLNMSRVHAISLRKTALWRPFGWWRVQVTVAGYGERSDGMTILPVGDKRTAMMLCELLTGCRVDPDQPAHPQFRSPARAFLVSPIDFRRQTFELTDDCAIEHRGFFGHRAAIVFRRHIQEFGVFTGPIQRITNISTVKLHLVQGPVSMSGRDLNRDDAQRLLWALHGHRSPAL
- a CDS encoding AMIN-like domain-containing (lipo)protein — its product is MSEKNLTPRTLAIIITVAALILAACNNSDSNTSKPANTASTAQPPSATAPPTSEQPASTSPNAPAATTASNNAEGNTNPGTNQNTEEGKLVPIGMIVGNYDDYDQVTINFAGTNTPEWTAEYIDNPTQQGSGRPIKYDGDHALNLYIKNVAMPFEVGRDDPNLSPVPGIGPAVSEVRSGGTFEGQAQFVIGLKDSKHPYKVHTEQNPTRLIIDVQH
- a CDS encoding permease, whose product is MTWTSVRGRVLLTLVAVLVVAIASRGHPVAQQFFAQFPRVHVVVTAFLALVVQSLPFVLVGSMLSATVALWMTPDRWARVLPRRGIAAVVVAALVGICVPTCECSSVPLAKRMMNSGVTPAAAITVMLAAPSANPLVVYATFMAFGGWEMAVARLVAGMLAVVGVGVSVMVWGGRAFAGLGLVAPHDGGRRSWWGLMSHDVVDSLTFLCVGAFLAAVINLVMPVHLLVSLSHQVVFAVVIMMTLAIVASLCSFGDAFVAASLVGVHPAGMLGFMVVGPIIDMKLASMMEGILGDRPTRFIAVSGFVSALVATLTVACLWGWWG
- a CDS encoding methionine ABC transporter permease — translated: MTTAILAAGETNWNRLAGPFQEAIVDTLVMVGTTLVIGGLCGLILGMLLYTTRAGGILQNKFIFGLLNILVNFVRPIPFIILLVTLGPLTKALVGSQIGRDAAIVGMSVAATFGVARIVEQNLVTIDPGMIEAARAMGASPWQIITGVIIREALGPLVLGYTFCFIAIVDMSAMAGYIGGGGLGDFAITKGYRAFNLEVTYVTTFMIIIIVQIAQLLGNWLSRKIMRR
- a CDS encoding LuxR C-terminal-related transcriptional regulator; the encoded protein is MKVFLVDDHSVFRAGVKAEIGKAVDIVGEAGTVLDAITNIRNTTPDVVLLDVHMPDGGGVAVIQGVVNGSVATIPKFLALSVSDAAEDVISVIRSGARGYVTKSISGPELVDAIARVYDGDAVFSPRLAGFVLDAFARPDARAGVGVVDAPERDKAVEQGHPPIDDPIVDALTRRELEVLRLLARGYTYKEIAGQLFISIKTVETHASNILRKTQQSNRHALTRWAHSRDLD
- a CDS encoding ATP-binding protein translates to MTLAPAYPKYLRRRDSAVVAGVASGLAAHLRVNVAWIRIAFVVLSVLNGLGAGIYIGLWILSKSVTEGQPIPDRFNKLTSLTLVVAGLLLTLVGVFGVAAVSLWIGIPLLIIAVGSSLAWFAYDRFESKGASIAIIAGALLVISGLLLAAYHWEERTTFNAAVGTVLLTITGIAALIVPFGLRLWEKFSAQREAQLIADERAEIASRLHDSVLQTLALIQKRANNPEEVVRLARSQERELRQWLFDPVTDVTVLAALQRASGEVEDTFGVRITPVTVGEDIPLDDANQACVLAAREAMVNAAKYAGDSSIDVYAETFGGLTIYVRDRGPGFDLDAIPADRHGVRDSIFGRVERAGGEVTIHSTPVAANPEQHGTEVEIRLPAQ
- a CDS encoding sucrase ferredoxin, whose amino-acid sequence is MNAANPIESADSYPSAVGYDPFAANACALPSSRTFCSDVAAEPLPGSARTGGVFVLYEHAGPWSHDILDGGTFSAADTETLKQLPGLYLIRKPGRIGRQCGPEHNTYLVFCEQGITKHLMISSIDELGELDLTSPDTVPERARVITEPQLLVCTHAKRDRCCAIKGRPIAQDLVRAFPDTPIWECSHTKGHRFAPSMMLFPWAYFYGRLNSRAAQDVYSYALQDKLFLPGNRGRGIFTSQQQVAEIAVLEKIFDQGETPRPGVLTVAAAATDAATATSAEPSAQGQGAEKLLVTHRDGRGWLVTLEQREASGVIPSCGDQPKTAQVWVATSVARA